A window of the Bacillota bacterium genome harbors these coding sequences:
- a CDS encoding FMN-binding glutamate synthase family protein, whose amino-acid sequence MYSHLLSEFTVQRMDDRCIRCQVCERQCPNEVHEYDKELDRMFTYEEKCVGCQRCVVMCPAKALFVRSHPSEYRMNASWTRDKFQNLKKQAETGGVVLTGSGNDKPYRIYWDHMVLNASQVTNPSIDPLREPMELKTFIGRKPDTLKINMDGDVPKVESELHPNITLKSPVLFSAMSYGAISYRAYKSLAMAAKEFGVMFNTGEGGLPVEMRKDYASNAIVQCASGRFGVDQDYLNSAAMIEIKIGQGAKPGIGGHLPGEKVAQHVAQTRMIPQGTDALSPAPQHDIYSIEDLSMLIYALKEATNYEKPVSVKIAAVHNVAAIASGIVRAGADVVAIDGIRGGTGAAPLATRDNVGIPLELALASVDRRLREEGIRSKCSILAAGGFRCSADVLKAIALGADAVYIGTAALVAMGCTLCQKCYTGKCAWGICTQNPYLVKRLNPEITSQRLVNLLKAWSHELKEMLGGMGINAIESIRGNREHLRGISLEEWELNVLGVKGAGE is encoded by the coding sequence ATGTATTCACATCTTTTGTCCGAATTCACCGTCCAGAGAATGGATGACAGGTGTATTCGTTGCCAGGTATGCGAAAGGCAATGTCCTAATGAGGTCCATGAGTACGATAAAGAATTAGACAGAATGTTTACCTATGAAGAAAAGTGTGTGGGGTGCCAGCGTTGTGTCGTAATGTGTCCGGCAAAGGCCCTTTTTGTCCGCTCACATCCCTCTGAATATAGAATGAATGCCAGCTGGACCAGGGATAAATTTCAAAATTTAAAGAAACAAGCGGAAACCGGAGGAGTTGTGCTTACAGGGAGCGGTAATGACAAACCTTACCGGATATACTGGGATCATATGGTATTAAATGCTTCCCAGGTTACTAATCCTTCCATTGACCCCCTGCGGGAGCCCATGGAACTAAAAACCTTTATTGGGCGCAAACCGGATACCTTGAAGATTAACATGGACGGTGATGTGCCCAAGGTGGAGTCTGAACTTCATCCCAACATAACGCTCAAATCACCTGTTTTGTTTTCTGCTATGTCCTATGGTGCTATCAGTTACCGTGCCTATAAATCGCTGGCCATGGCCGCTAAGGAATTCGGCGTCATGTTTAATACCGGCGAGGGTGGCCTACCGGTGGAAATGCGCAAGGACTACGCGTCAAATGCCATTGTTCAGTGTGCCAGTGGTAGGTTTGGTGTAGATCAGGACTACCTGAACAGTGCTGCTATGATCGAGATTAAAATCGGCCAGGGGGCTAAGCCCGGCATAGGGGGACACCTGCCCGGAGAAAAGGTTGCCCAGCATGTGGCCCAAACCAGAATGATTCCTCAGGGAACAGATGCATTATCGCCGGCACCACAGCATGATATATATTCCATTGAAGACCTCTCCATGTTGATTTATGCCTTGAAAGAGGCCACTAATTACGAAAAGCCTGTATCAGTCAAAATTGCAGCAGTGCATAATGTGGCGGCTATTGCTTCCGGTATAGTTCGGGCCGGGGCCGATGTGGTAGCCATAGACGGTATAAGGGGAGGCACCGGGGCAGCACCGCTGGCTACCAGGGATAATGTGGGTATTCCTTTGGAATTGGCTTTGGCCTCAGTTGACAGGCGGCTACGCGAAGAGGGAATCAGAAGCAAGTGTTCAATACTGGCTGCGGGAGGATTCCGGTGTTCAGCGGATGTCTTAAAGGCCATAGCTTTAGGGGCTGATGCCGTGTATATTGGTACTGCGGCGCTGGTGGCTATGGGCTGTACTCTCTGCCAAAAGTGTTATACCGGAAAATGCGCCTGGGGCATATGTACCCAGAACCCCTACCTGGTAAAGAGGTTGAACCCGGAAATTACCAGCCAAAGGTTGGTCAATTTGTTAAAGGCCTGGAGCCACGAGCTAAAGGAAATGCTGGGTGGTATGGGCATCAATGCTATTGAAAGCATCAGGGGCAACAGGGAGCACCTGCGCGGAATATCGCTGGAAGAATGGGAGCTTAATGTGCTCGGAGTAAAAGGAGCAGGGGAGTGA
- the asnB gene encoding asparagine synthase (glutamine-hydrolyzing): MCGITGWVDWERDLKTKEPIITRMTETLTNRGPDAFGTWLSSRVALGHRRLSVIDPENGKQPMVRQRGEQTYVISYNGELYNALELRERLQSRGYTFQTHCDTEVLLVAFMEWSEECYKYLNGIFAFAIWQEPEQRLFLCRDRMGVKPLFYAQKDSMFIFGSELKSLLANPEIKPQIGREGLAELLVLGPGRTPGHGVFSGISELRPGHCMVCDRSSTCLRKYWTLESKPHEDNLQRTAEKVRQLVQDTVERQLISDVPICTLLSGGLDSSAITAFAAQAYHRSAMGKVDTFSVDYADNENYFKPSEFQPNSDSPWIEKVSDLLHTRHHSVVIDIPQLVNSLDTAVKARDLPGMADVDSSLYLFCREIKKKATVALSGECADEIFGGYPWFTSQESLNSNTFPWSRSLAQRISLFDPELVEYMQPEQYMDQRYQETLTEVPYLPGESKQESRLREICYLSMAWFMATLLDRKDRMSMATGLEVRVPFCDHRLVEYVWNIPWWMKQCDNIEKGILRRALAGLLPNDVLTRRKSPYPKTHNPAYLKAVREQFVNIIEDPTSPLVPLLNIDTVRKLTHLNNDAFDRPWYGQLMTGPQLFAYLIQMNIWLREYRVSII, encoded by the coding sequence ATGTGTGGCATTACCGGATGGGTAGACTGGGAAAGAGACCTTAAAACCAAGGAACCCATCATCACCAGGATGACGGAGACATTAACCAACCGCGGCCCGGACGCCTTTGGCACATGGCTTTCTTCCAGGGTGGCACTGGGGCACCGGCGCCTGAGCGTCATCGATCCGGAAAACGGAAAACAACCCATGGTGCGGCAGCGTGGTGAACAGACCTATGTCATCAGTTATAACGGAGAGCTCTATAATGCCCTCGAACTGCGGGAAAGGCTTCAGTCCCGTGGGTACACTTTCCAAACCCACTGTGACACCGAAGTACTCTTGGTAGCATTTATGGAGTGGTCAGAAGAATGTTACAAATACCTAAACGGTATTTTCGCCTTTGCCATTTGGCAAGAGCCTGAGCAGCGCCTGTTTCTATGCCGCGACCGCATGGGAGTCAAACCGTTATTTTACGCGCAAAAGGATAGCATGTTCATTTTTGGTTCCGAACTTAAAAGCCTATTGGCTAACCCGGAGATTAAGCCGCAAATAGGAAGGGAAGGACTAGCCGAATTACTTGTCCTCGGTCCGGGACGCACGCCCGGACACGGTGTATTCAGCGGCATTTCTGAATTAAGGCCCGGTCATTGTATGGTTTGCGACCGCAGCAGTACTTGCTTGAGAAAATATTGGACTCTGGAGAGCAAACCTCATGAGGACAACCTGCAAAGAACGGCGGAGAAAGTGCGGCAATTGGTTCAAGATACGGTGGAGAGACAACTAATATCTGACGTTCCCATTTGCACCCTTTTATCCGGCGGGCTTGATTCAAGTGCTATTACGGCCTTTGCCGCCCAGGCTTACCACCGCTCTGCCATGGGAAAGGTAGATACATTTTCCGTGGATTACGCGGATAACGAAAACTATTTTAAGCCTTCGGAATTTCAGCCTAATTCAGACAGCCCGTGGATAGAAAAAGTCTCTGACCTCCTGCATACCCGGCACCACTCGGTGGTTATTGACATACCACAGCTGGTAAACTCCCTGGATACCGCCGTTAAAGCGCGGGATTTGCCGGGCATGGCGGATGTAGACTCCTCCCTTTACCTTTTCTGCCGGGAGATTAAGAAAAAAGCCACAGTGGCCCTTTCCGGTGAATGCGCGGATGAAATATTCGGAGGTTATCCATGGTTTACAAGCCAGGAATCCTTGAACAGTAATACATTTCCATGGTCCCGGTCGCTGGCACAGCGCATAAGCCTGTTTGATCCCGAGTTAGTGGAATATATGCAGCCGGAACAATACATGGACCAGCGGTACCAGGAAACTCTGACTGAAGTGCCTTATTTACCCGGTGAATCTAAGCAGGAAAGCCGCCTGCGGGAAATATGCTATCTGAGCATGGCGTGGTTCATGGCCACATTACTGGATCGCAAGGACCGTATGAGCATGGCCACCGGCCTGGAGGTGAGAGTACCTTTTTGTGACCACCGGCTGGTGGAATATGTATGGAATATACCCTGGTGGATGAAACAATGCGATAATATAGAAAAGGGCATTTTGCGCCGGGCACTGGCAGGTTTATTACCAAATGATGTGTTGACCCGCCGTAAAAGCCCGTATCCCAAAACGCACAATCCTGCTTACTTAAAAGCTGTACGGGAGCAGTTTGTAAACATTATTGAGGATCCTACATCACCGCTGGTGCCCCTTTTAAACATCGACACTGTGCGTAAGCTCACACATCTGAACAATGATGCCTTCGACCGCCCGTGGTACGGCCAGCTAATGACCGGCCCGCAGCTTTTTGCTTATTTGATTCAAATGAACATCTGGCTGCGTGAATATAGGGTATCGATTATTTGA
- a CDS encoding LysR family transcriptional regulator, translating into MHPREMGRRFKMNLERLEVFKTVAELKSFTRAAEELYMTQPAISKNIKLIEDFYGVNLFYRIGNHIELTEAGIKLLQFATDILKLADEAKEALNKEKIHTGEQIVLSTGSTVGVHILPQVLKRFIKKFAKIHFTIEISNAENILNKFMDGSIDIGIIGALVHRTNLKYMPFISEQLKLIVANHHPWANKEKISAVDLKDQPFFLRERGSGLRYVVEERLHKAGIELENVTEMPNNEAILKLVEAGLGVSIASEYAIAEDLELDRVKTVKLTGIDLERHFYLLYREEKTSSPSFNEFLDYLKATYNENKI; encoded by the coding sequence ATGCATCCACGGGAAATGGGAAGAAGGTTTAAGATGAACTTAGAAAGACTGGAAGTATTTAAGACTGTCGCTGAATTAAAAAGTTTTACCCGTGCGGCTGAAGAACTATATATGACACAGCCGGCTATTTCAAAAAACATTAAGCTAATAGAAGATTTTTACGGTGTGAATCTATTTTATCGCATAGGTAATCATATAGAGCTTACCGAAGCCGGTATCAAACTATTGCAATTTGCTACTGATATTTTAAAACTGGCCGATGAAGCTAAAGAAGCTTTAAATAAAGAAAAAATACATACTGGTGAACAAATAGTGCTAAGTACCGGCTCTACAGTCGGGGTACATATATTACCGCAGGTACTAAAAAGGTTTATAAAGAAATTTGCCAAAATACATTTCACTATTGAGATAAGCAACGCTGAAAATATTTTAAATAAATTTATGGATGGTTCCATCGATATTGGTATTATAGGAGCATTAGTTCACCGGACAAATTTGAAGTACATGCCCTTTATTTCGGAACAATTAAAATTAATAGTTGCCAATCATCATCCCTGGGCCAATAAGGAAAAAATATCAGCTGTGGATTTAAAAGACCAACCATTTTTTTTGCGCGAAAGAGGGTCCGGGCTTAGGTACGTGGTGGAAGAAAGGCTGCATAAAGCCGGCATTGAATTGGAAAACGTTACGGAAATGCCTAATAATGAAGCTATACTTAAATTGGTTGAGGCGGGGCTGGGGGTATCCATTGCATCGGAATACGCTATTGCTGAAGATCTTGAATTAGACCGTGTCAAAACGGTAAAACTCACGGGGATTGATCTGGAACGACACTTTTATTTGTTATACCGGGAAGAAAAAACATCCTCCCCATCTTTTAATGAATTTTTAGATTACTTAAAGGCTACATATAACGAGAATAAGATTTAA
- a CDS encoding sulfite exporter TauE/SafE family protein → MVGEIPAVAEAAKFIALTPSNALALMGIGLLGGILSGFLGSGGAFIMTPAMMGLGIPGILAVAANITHKFGKAMQGARKHNELGNVDKKLGLVMFLALFAGVKLAFVASSGIFKTFGEAGSNLYINAVFVVLLSFVTVFMYLDIKRTKDPSNSTPGVQKAPKLLAKFNVPPILNFPVAQVKASLWFVLLIGLGTGYLAGTIGVGGFIGVPAMIYLLGMSPRIAAGTELFLAIFSGAYGAFLYTLNGYLDIRIVLLLYLGSLIGVNIGAICTKVISSLQIRMVMATVVGMVAVSRAITIPGNLKGVGYLNLTDTTLSVIHILSNVFLFGSGIISVSIIIYLMLRQFFKDSSQSVKEPGLR, encoded by the coding sequence ATGGTTGGAGAAATTCCTGCAGTAGCAGAAGCCGCCAAATTTATAGCTCTTACTCCTTCAAACGCACTGGCGCTTATGGGTATCGGCCTTCTAGGAGGGATTCTCAGTGGATTTTTAGGTAGCGGCGGAGCATTTATCATGACTCCGGCTATGATGGGTCTGGGTATACCTGGAATTTTGGCTGTGGCCGCAAACATTACTCATAAATTCGGTAAAGCCATGCAGGGCGCTAGGAAACACAATGAATTGGGAAATGTGGATAAAAAACTGGGGCTAGTAATGTTTTTAGCTCTTTTTGCCGGTGTAAAGCTTGCCTTTGTTGCCAGCAGTGGAATATTTAAAACTTTCGGCGAAGCAGGTTCCAACCTTTATATCAACGCCGTATTCGTTGTTCTTCTTAGTTTCGTAACTGTTTTTATGTACCTGGATATCAAAAGAACCAAGGATCCATCAAACTCCACCCCGGGAGTTCAAAAAGCACCAAAACTACTGGCCAAATTTAATGTTCCACCTATTCTCAATTTCCCGGTGGCACAAGTGAAGGCGTCACTTTGGTTTGTATTGTTAATAGGTCTTGGCACCGGATATCTGGCAGGTACCATCGGGGTAGGCGGTTTTATCGGAGTGCCGGCGATGATTTATCTGCTTGGTATGTCTCCCCGTATAGCCGCCGGCACCGAATTGTTTCTGGCTATCTTTTCCGGAGCTTATGGCGCATTCCTTTACACCTTAAATGGTTATCTTGATATCAGAATAGTACTGTTACTATACCTTGGCTCTCTGATTGGCGTTAACATCGGCGCTATATGCACCAAAGTTATTTCCAGTTTACAAATTCGCATGGTAATGGCTACAGTGGTCGGCATGGTAGCCGTCAGCCGGGCAATAACCATTCCCGGTAACTTGAAAGGTGTAGGTTACCTGAATTTAACAGATACAACCTTGAGCGTAATTCATATTCTTAGCAATGTTTTCCTTTTTGGTAGTGGAATAATCAGTGTTTCAATTATTATTTACTTGATGCTCAGGCAGTTTTTTAAAGATTCCAGCCAATCGGTAAAAGAACCCGGTCTTAGATAG